In Silene latifolia isolate original U9 population chromosome X, ASM4854445v1, whole genome shotgun sequence, the following proteins share a genomic window:
- the LOC141622973 gene encoding putative histone H2A.5 gives MDSTGAKGKKGAGGRKGGGPKKKAVSRSVKAGLQFPVGRLGRYLKKGRYAQRVGSGAPVYMAAVLEYLAAEVLELAGNAARDNKKNRIIPRHVLLAIRNDDELGKLLAGVTIAHGGVLPNINPVLLPKKTAEKAPKEPKSPSKTKAAKSPKKA, from the exons TGGTGGAAGGAAGGGTGGCGGTCCAAAGAAGAAGGCTGTTTCGAGGTCGGTTAAGGCTGGTCTTCAGTTTCCTGTTGGTCGTCTTGGGAGGTACTTGAAGAAAGGAAGGTATGCTCAGCGTGTCGGTTCTGGTGCTCCGGTTTACATGGCTGCTGTTCTCGAATACCTTGCTGCTGAG GTTTTGGAGTTGGCTGGAAATGCGGCACGTGACAACAAAAAGAACAGGATCATCCCAAGGCACGTGCTTCTTGCCATAAGGAACGATGATGAGCTCGGAAAGTTGCTTGCTGGAGTGACCATTGCACATGGAGGAGTTCTGCCTAATATTAACCCGGTGTTGTTGCCGAAGAAGACTGCTGAGAAGGCGCCGAAAGAGCCGAAATCTCCATCCAAGACCAAGGCTGCTAAGTCACCAAAGAAGGCTTAG